In a genomic window of Trachemys scripta elegans isolate TJP31775 chromosome 12, CAS_Tse_1.0, whole genome shotgun sequence:
- the GDAP1L1 gene encoding ganglioside-induced differentiation-associated protein 1-like 1, with protein sequence MATPNNATPTNCSWWPISALENDAGKSAEVEDSQDPTDPALRSKDRLVLYHWTQSFSSQKVRLVIAEKGLPCEERDVSMPLTEHKEPWFMRLNLGEEVPVIIHGDNIISDYNQIIDYMEKNFTGENVTQLIPDTGSILHTRVVQYRELLDSLPMDVYTHGCILHPELTTDSMIPKYATAEIRRHLANASTELMKLDYEGEPQLTEPYLSKQKKLMAKILEHDNVSYLKKILGELGMVLDQIEAELEKRKLEYQGQKCELWLCGCVFTLADILLGATLHRLKFLGLSKKYWEDGSRPNLQSFFDRIQKRFAFRKVLGDIHTTLLSAVVPNAFRLVKRKPPSFFGASFLMGSLGGMGYFAYWYLKKKYI encoded by the exons ATGGCGACTCCCAACAATGCTACTCCCACCAACTGCAGCTGGTGGCCCATTTCAGCTCTTGAGAATGATGCAGGGAAATCTGCGGAGGTTGAGGACAGCCAGGACCCAACAGACCCCGCTCTCAGATCCAAGGATAGGCTGGTTTTGTATCACTGGACCCAGTCTTTCAGCTCACAAAAG GTCCGCCTGGTCATCGCGGAGAAGGGGCTGCCATGCGAGGAGCGGGATGTCAGCATGCCCCTGACTGAGCACAAAGAGCCCTGGTTCATGCGTCTCAACCTCGGGGAGGAGGTGCCCGTGATTATCCACGGAGACAACATCATCAGCGACTACAACCAGATCATTGACTACATGGAGAAGAACTTCACAGGAG AAAATGTTACCCAGCTGATCCCCGACACCGGGAGCATTCTCCACACAAGAGTGGTGCAGTACAGAGAGCTCCTGGACTCACTGCCCATGGACGTCTATACTCACGGCTGTATCCTCCATCCCGAGCTCACCACTGACTCCATGATTCCAAAGTACGCTACAGCTGAAATCCGCA GACACTTAGCTAATGCCAGTACGGAGCTGATGAAGCTGGACTACGAAGGGGAGCCCCAGCTGACTGAGCCATACCTTTCCAAGCAGAAGAAACTCATG GCCAAGATCCTGGAACACGACAATGTGAGCTACTTAAAGAAAATCCTTGGCGAGCTGGGAATGGTGCTAGACCAGATTGAGGCCGAGTTGGAGAAGAGGAAACTCGAGTATCAAG GGCAGAAGTGCGAACTCTGGCTCTGCGGATGCGTCTTTACCTTGGCCGACATCCTACTGGGAGCCACCCTGCACCGCCTCAAGTTTCTAGGACTGTCTAAGAAATACTGGGAAGATGGCAGCAGACCCAACCTACagtccttctttgacaggatacaAAAACGCTTTGCCTTCAGGAAAGTTTTGGGAGACATACACACCACCCTTCTCTCAGCCGTGGTACCCAATGCCTTCAGGCTTGTCAAACGGAAACCCCCCTCCTTCTTTGGAGCCTCCTTCCTTATGGGATCTCTGGGGGGAATGGGATATTTCGCTTATtggtatttaaagaaaaaatacatctAA